From one Ignavibacteria bacterium genomic stretch:
- a CDS encoding PQQ-binding-like beta-propeller repeat protein, giving the protein MNTWKLKILGLNMAFAILTMLLGGCSSNIAIPKAKFGSPSYSMFGESSSRRFFVPVSIGDTLNLKWEGDINGGFSPTSVTAFGNYIFVPDLSGRIYAFDGDEGKEIGFIKYRGSIVPAPVINEFVLTFPLTGYKDNNSVIYNFNFHSGQEAAKYEVEGKVESEPVKTKDGIVFLTEQGKAIKYDNGNQKVWEYDTKGFIHSQAALSGDRLVFGNDKGNVYSINANTGSLNYAKKTGSGFEGGFTASGDTVFAADNTGVLYCMNLTSGDVLWKYPTGYKINVFPVYDGIYVYIGNLRGEIYKFLGSSGKLLWKVSTDGVINTTPLLFKDFLVQPDLNKKLYFINVENGQIAKTMYFEGRARLSPVYYNETLYLGVDNGKVMAYERAK; this is encoded by the coding sequence ATGAATACATGGAAACTGAAAATACTTGGCCTTAATATGGCTTTTGCTATTCTTACCATGCTCCTGGGGGGCTGCTCAAGCAATATAGCAATTCCAAAGGCAAAGTTCGGAAGCCCTTCATATTCAATGTTCGGCGAAAGCTCCTCGCGCAGGTTTTTTGTTCCCGTAAGTATTGGCGACACATTAAACCTTAAGTGGGAAGGGGATATAAACGGGGGATTCAGCCCTACTTCGGTTACAGCATTCGGAAATTATATATTTGTTCCCGACTTGTCCGGGAGGATTTACGCTTTTGATGGGGATGAAGGAAAAGAAATCGGCTTCATTAAATACAGGGGCTCCATTGTTCCCGCTCCCGTAATAAATGAGTTCGTGCTCACTTTCCCCCTTACGGGCTACAAGGATAATAACTCTGTTATCTATAATTTTAATTTCCATTCGGGGCAGGAGGCGGCCAAATACGAAGTTGAGGGCAAGGTGGAAAGCGAACCCGTTAAGACAAAAGACGGGATTGTTTTCCTTACCGAGCAGGGTAAGGCAATTAAATATGACAATGGGAATCAGAAAGTGTGGGAATACGATACAAAAGGGTTCATTCACTCCCAGGCCGCACTCTCTGGCGACAGGCTCGTGTTCGGAAACGACAAGGGAAATGTTTATTCCATAAATGCCAATACAGGCTCCTTAAATTACGCGAAAAAAACAGGGAGCGGATTTGAAGGGGGCTTTACTGCCTCAGGCGACACGGTCTTTGCGGCAGATAACACTGGAGTCCTCTACTGCATGAATTTAACCTCGGGTGACGTCCTCTGGAAATACCCGACGGGATACAAAATAAACGTCTTCCCGGTCTATGACGGCATATACGTCTACATCGGGAACCTGAGGGGCGAGATCTATAAATTTCTTGGAAGTTCGGGCAAACTCCTCTGGAAAGTTTCCACAGATGGCGTGATAAACACTACACCCCTGCTTTTTAAAGATTTTCTGGTGCAGCCCGATCTGAATAAGAAGCTTTATTTCATAAATGTTGAAAACGGACAGATAGCAAAAACAATGTACTTCGAGGGACGGGCCCGCCTCTCCCCGGTATATTACAATGAAACTCTTTATCTGGGTGTTGATAACGGCAAGGTAATGGCTTATGAACGCGCTAAATAA